A region of Beijerinckia sp. 28-YEA-48 DNA encodes the following proteins:
- a CDS encoding flagellar motor protein MotA: protein MATENDTRKLSAPSIYLLRMIVFLALVGFVALILYRQILSAFMANPGLNALILGVLAIGIVLTIRQAWRLRREVRWVNAYQTGNAAQARPPVLLAPMAKMIGGKDHSLPITTQMLRVILDSVGARLDESREIARYLTGLLVFLGLLGTFWGLLETVGSIGNVIKSMQGGSDATLMFDELKNGLSAPIAGMSISFTSSLFGLAGSLVLGFLDLQGGQAQNRFYTELEDSLSASAGDGTAQAMAGLPPDLAASLAKLGDPAGSRAATAAMANLAEGIQGLVKHMRGEQQMIRDWVEAQAEQQREIKKLLERLSSEPERH from the coding sequence ATGGCGACCGAGAACGACACGCGTAAACTGTCCGCGCCCAGCATTTACCTGCTGCGCATGATCGTTTTCCTGGCGCTCGTCGGTTTCGTCGCGCTGATCCTCTATCGTCAAATTTTATCGGCCTTCATGGCCAATCCAGGGCTCAACGCACTGATCCTGGGCGTGCTCGCCATTGGCATCGTGCTGACGATCCGCCAGGCTTGGCGGCTGCGGCGCGAGGTGCGCTGGGTCAATGCCTATCAGACCGGCAACGCGGCGCAGGCGCGCCCGCCCGTGCTGCTGGCGCCGATGGCGAAAATGATCGGTGGTAAAGATCATTCCTTGCCGATCACCACCCAGATGCTGCGCGTCATTCTTGATTCAGTCGGTGCACGCCTTGATGAATCGCGTGAGATTGCCCGTTATCTCACCGGCCTCCTGGTGTTTCTCGGCCTGCTCGGCACGTTCTGGGGGCTGCTCGAAACCGTCGGTTCCATTGGCAATGTCATCAAGTCGATGCAGGGCGGCAGCGATGCGACCTTGATGTTCGACGAATTGAAGAATGGTCTGTCGGCGCCGATCGCCGGCATGTCGATCTCCTTCACTTCGTCGCTGTTCGGCCTTGCCGGTTCGCTTGTCCTCGGCTTTCTCGATCTGCAGGGCGGCCAGGCGCAGAACCGCTTCTATACGGAGCTTGAAGATTCTCTTTCGGCTAGTGCGGGTGACGGGACGGCGCAGGCGATGGCCGGCCTGCCGCCCGATCTCGCGGCGTCGCTCGCCAAACTGGGTGATCCCGCCGGTTCGCGCGCGGCCACCGCTGCCATGGCCAATCTGGCCGAAGGCATCCAAGGGCTCGTCAAGCATATGCGTGGCGAGCAGCAGATGATCCGCGACTGGGTGGAAGCGCAGGCCGAACAGCAGCGCGAGATCAAGAAACTGCTCGAGCGGCTGTCGTCGGAGCCGGAGCGCCACTGA
- a CDS encoding peptidoglycan -binding protein: MAYLRSRRRGGFDYWPGFVDALSTMLLAIIFLLSVFMLGQYFLSREVTGKDNALVKLNRQIEELTSLLALERAGRVDAQANLNTLTATLDTAQRERARLQGLLDAGAANAGTTGDAAASAQQALDAERQLSARAAAQVDILNQQIAALRRQLSALEDALNASEQRDRDSQARIADLGSRLNVALAQKVQELARYRSDFFGRLKEILGNRPGIRTVGDRFVFESEVLFDTGKAEISPQGHAELDKLATAMADLEREIPPELPWVMRVDGHTDKRPISGGAYKSNWDLSASRAIAVVQYLVSKGVSPQRLAAAGFGEFQPIDPGDSEEALRRNRRIELKLTDR; this comes from the coding sequence ATGGCTTACCTCCGCTCGCGCCGTCGCGGCGGCTTTGATTACTGGCCCGGTTTCGTCGACGCGCTGTCGACGATGCTCCTGGCCATCATCTTCCTTCTGTCGGTGTTCATGCTGGGCCAGTACTTCCTGTCGCGCGAAGTGACGGGCAAGGACAATGCGCTCGTCAAATTGAATCGGCAGATCGAGGAGCTGACGTCGTTGCTGGCGCTGGAGCGAGCGGGGCGTGTCGATGCGCAGGCCAATCTCAACACTCTGACGGCGACGCTCGACACGGCGCAACGCGAGCGTGCCCGCTTGCAGGGCTTGCTCGATGCCGGCGCGGCCAATGCGGGAACGACCGGCGATGCGGCGGCCAGCGCGCAACAGGCGCTTGATGCCGAGCGGCAGCTTTCGGCGCGCGCGGCGGCGCAGGTCGATATTCTCAATCAGCAGATCGCGGCCCTGCGTCGGCAATTGTCGGCGCTGGAGGACGCGCTCAATGCGTCGGAACAACGCGATCGCGACTCGCAGGCGCGCATCGCTGATCTGGGGTCGCGTCTCAATGTGGCCCTGGCGCAGAAGGTGCAGGAACTGGCGCGCTACCGTTCCGACTTCTTCGGCCGGCTGAAAGAGATCTTGGGCAATCGGCCGGGCATCCGCACGGTCGGCGACCGTTTCGTTTTCGAATCGGAAGTGCTGTTCGATACGGGCAAGGCGGAGATCAGTCCGCAGGGCCATGCCGAACTGGACAAGCTGGCGACGGCGATGGCTGATCTTGAACGTGAGATCCCGCCGGAACTGCCGTGGGTGATGCGGGTCGATGGCCATACCGACAAACGGCCGATCAGCGGTGGCGCTTACAAATCGAACTGGGATCTATCGGCCAGTCGCGCCATTGCCGTCGTGCAATATCTGGTCAGCAAGGGCGTGTCGCCGCAACGGTTGGCGGCCGCGGGCTTTGGTGAATTCCAGCCCATCGATCCAGGCGACAGCGAGGAGGCGCTGCGCCGTAACCGCCGTATCGAACTGAAACTGACCGACAGATAA
- a CDS encoding tripartite tricarboxylate transporter substrate-binding protein, with the protein MIARSGVKVVVASLAVIACWLSPPRPAQAQDFYAGKTILLYAGQPPGGGIDNEMRLVAQFLSRFIPGEPQIQPRNMPGAGGVTLGNYLYASTTADGLTLGMPGRAGFVLAPIGDDKIARYDVRRFTWIGSAASTNFIFWARNTSGLKSAADLKTLTREINVAGSGATTSNSIVPEILARYEKFPFKVVRGYPGMAPAVLSLERGETEAIFSDRASIRADMIASGLVLPLFQTFETEPGLPTIDTLLNDPRERELVGLLTTPMRLGLALIGPPGLAPAQTKTLRDAYGRMVRDPAYQEEARRRNFDVGAPNDGEALTAYLSKVISGLSPEVIAEYKSFVERN; encoded by the coding sequence ATGATCGCGCGTTCAGGCGTGAAAGTCGTTGTCGCATCATTGGCTGTGATCGCCTGTTGGCTGTCACCGCCGCGACCGGCGCAGGCGCAGGATTTTTATGCTGGCAAGACCATTCTGCTCTATGCCGGCCAGCCGCCGGGTGGCGGCATCGACAATGAAATGCGCTTGGTGGCGCAGTTTCTCAGCCGCTTCATTCCCGGCGAACCGCAGATTCAGCCGCGCAATATGCCGGGTGCCGGTGGTGTCACCCTGGGCAATTATCTCTATGCATCGACCACCGCCGATGGATTGACCTTGGGCATGCCAGGCCGCGCCGGTTTCGTGTTGGCGCCGATTGGCGATGACAAGATTGCGCGTTACGACGTGCGTCGCTTCACCTGGATCGGCAGCGCCGCCAGCACCAATTTCATCTTCTGGGCCCGCAACACATCCGGTCTCAAATCGGCCGCCGATCTGAAAACGTTGACGCGCGAGATCAATGTCGCGGGCTCTGGCGCGACCACCTCCAACTCGATCGTGCCGGAAATTCTGGCGCGCTATGAAAAGTTTCCGTTCAAAGTGGTGCGTGGCTATCCGGGCATGGCGCCCGCCGTTCTGTCACTTGAACGCGGCGAGACGGAAGCAATCTTCTCTGATCGCGCCAGCATACGCGCCGATATGATTGCCTCGGGGCTGGTGCTGCCGTTGTTTCAGACCTTCGAGACGGAGCCCGGCCTGCCGACGATCGATACATTGCTGAACGATCCGCGCGAACGCGAACTTGTTGGCCTGCTGACGACGCCGATGCGGCTGGGGCTGGCGTTGATCGGGCCACCCGGCCTGGCGCCGGCGCAGACGAAAACCCTGCGCGATGCCTATGGCCGCATGGTCCGCGACCCGGCCTATCAAGAAGAAGCGCGCCGCCGCAATTTCGATGTCGGGGCGCCCAATGATGGCGAGGCGCTGACGGCCTATTTGTCGAAGGTGATCTCGGGTTTATCGCCGGAGGTGATCGCCGAATACAAGTCTTTCGTCGAGCGGAATTAG
- a CDS encoding L,D-transpeptidase family protein, producing MLKSIRTRMLHGTALLAATLVFSAPIAPSQAQETGSVPDVAVSAPLPPDAALSADVQAPVQAPTAAQATPHSAPPAELPVIVELPPEAPLHLGPEPTTTVAAPAQPTEDKQAAEKPAQEQQPQPQQAQTPPQVDQQANEQAKDLASNLANELALRERIRQAAAALVEAEPARTAKAQRREREAVAAFYAARDNAPLWTDGKALTKAGASLVARLDRANEDGLDLVDFRGVPTIANDDQAAATELALTTAAVTYALQARGARIDPRTIGLITAKPEIPDVATILATLASAGVQDGRDVGEQLAAFNPPQPGYRALRAKLAELRREHPAIASQRIGPGPVLRVGMKDQRVPLLRARLGVDAESETDPMLYDVRVASAVADFNRANGLPAVNTLTSRTIAKLSGGEPLRLEAELLSNMEFWRWMPRDMGETRIEVNIPDYQVKVTRGSEVIHTARVVVGKPQTPTPVFSHAMQHLIVNPYWNVPVSIIKKEMMPGYAKDPSYFQRRGYEVTQTRGGQLVVRQPPGERNALGRIKFMFPNEHAVYLHDTPSRGLFANARRAYSHGCVRVDQPFRLAEVVLGKENGWSEQKVRAMVGGNERLVNLPQQIPIHIEYFTAFVDEDGKVQLREDIYGYSRKVQTALGL from the coding sequence ATGCTGAAATCTATCAGAACCAGAATGCTACACGGCACGGCCCTGCTGGCCGCGACCCTTGTTTTCAGCGCCCCCATCGCACCGAGCCAAGCGCAAGAGACCGGCTCCGTTCCCGACGTTGCCGTGAGCGCGCCCCTGCCGCCAGACGCGGCCTTGAGCGCCGATGTGCAGGCGCCGGTCCAAGCGCCGACCGCAGCACAGGCCACACCGCACAGCGCTCCGCCGGCCGAACTTCCGGTCATCGTCGAGCTGCCGCCTGAAGCACCGCTCCATCTTGGCCCCGAGCCGACGACCACCGTCGCCGCGCCGGCTCAACCGACCGAAGACAAACAAGCCGCTGAAAAGCCAGCGCAGGAACAGCAGCCCCAGCCGCAACAAGCTCAGACGCCGCCGCAGGTTGACCAGCAGGCCAACGAACAAGCCAAAGACTTGGCCAGCAACTTGGCCAACGAACTGGCCTTGCGTGAACGTATCCGCCAGGCGGCCGCAGCCCTCGTCGAAGCCGAGCCGGCCCGCACGGCGAAAGCCCAGCGCCGCGAGCGCGAGGCTGTCGCCGCCTTCTATGCGGCGCGCGACAATGCCCCCCTGTGGACCGATGGCAAGGCCTTGACCAAGGCCGGCGCGAGCCTCGTCGCCCGCCTCGATCGGGCCAACGAAGATGGACTTGATCTCGTCGATTTCCGCGGCGTCCCGACCATCGCCAATGATGACCAGGCAGCGGCCACCGAACTGGCCCTGACCACGGCGGCGGTGACCTATGCCCTGCAGGCACGTGGCGCGCGCATCGACCCGCGCACCATCGGCCTGATCACCGCCAAACCCGAGATTCCCGACGTTGCCACCATCCTCGCCACGCTCGCTTCGGCCGGCGTCCAAGACGGACGCGACGTCGGCGAACAGCTGGCCGCATTCAACCCGCCGCAGCCTGGCTATCGGGCGCTACGCGCCAAGCTGGCCGAACTGCGCCGCGAACATCCAGCCATCGCCAGCCAACGCATTGGCCCCGGCCCGGTTTTGCGCGTCGGTATGAAGGACCAGCGCGTGCCGCTGCTGCGCGCCCGCCTCGGTGTCGACGCCGAAAGCGAAACCGATCCGATGCTCTACGACGTGCGCGTTGCCAGCGCCGTCGCCGATTTCAACCGCGCCAACGGCCTCCCGGCCGTCAACACGCTGACGTCGCGCACCATCGCCAAACTGTCGGGCGGCGAGCCGCTGCGGCTTGAAGCAGAACTGCTATCGAACATGGAGTTCTGGCGCTGGATGCCACGCGACATGGGTGAGACGCGCATCGAGGTGAACATCCCCGACTACCAGGTGAAGGTGACGCGCGGCAGCGAAGTCATTCACACCGCCCGCGTGGTCGTCGGCAAGCCGCAAACGCCGACCCCGGTGTTCTCCCATGCGATGCAGCACCTCATCGTCAATCCCTATTGGAACGTGCCGGTGTCCATCATCAAGAAAGAGATGATGCCGGGCTATGCCAAGGATCCGAGCTATTTCCAGCGGCGCGGCTATGAAGTGACGCAAACGCGCGGTGGCCAGCTGGTGGTGCGCCAGCCGCCCGGCGAGCGCAATGCGCTCGGCCGCATCAAATTCATGTTCCCCAACGAACATGCGGTCTATCTGCACGACACGCCCTCGCGCGGCCTGTTCGCCAATGCGCGCCGCGCCTACAGCCACGGCTGCGTCCGCGTCGACCAGCCCTTCCGCCTCGCCGAAGTGGTGCTGGGCAAAGAGAATGGCTGGAGCGAACAGAAAGTGCGCGCCATGGTCGGCGGTAACGAGCGCCTGGTGAATCTGCCGCAACAGATTCCGATCCACATCGAATATTTCACCGCCTTCGTCGATGAAGACGGCAAGGTGCAATTGCGCGAAGACATTTACGGCTATTCGCGCAAGGTGCAGACCGCGCTCGGGTTGTAA
- a CDS encoding sigma-54 dependent transcriptional regulator, with the protein MSSIILIADDDPVQRRLLEAMVRRFGYEVESVDGGEAALARLEATDKPALSMVILDLVMPDLDGMGVLGKLRERKISTPVIVQTAHGSIEAVISAMRAGAVDFVVKPVGAERLQISIKNALRADALEDEIRRMNRKANGTLGLKDIATRSPEMERIIRLGERAAKSTIPVLIEGESGVGKELIARAIQGASDRRGKAFVTVNCGALPENLVESILFGHEKGAFTGATEKHTGKFLEANGGTLFLDEVGELPLETQVKLLRALQEGEIDPVGGKRSIKVDIRLISATNQNLIELVKRGAFREDLYYRLNVFPISIPPLRSRRDDIPDLARRFTARFAAEEGRKLRGMSSEAVSLLTRYNWPGNVRQLENAVFRAVVLAEGDELTVAEFPQIAAQVDGFDVRIPPAPAAAPLTTQKEIVRIEVRDPNVLRLLDENGNVRRLEDMEAESIRFALAHYRGQMSEMARRLGIGRSTLYRKMKDYGLNDPNEGMETDEVA; encoded by the coding sequence ATGAGTTCTATTATACTGATTGCAGACGATGATCCGGTGCAGCGCCGTCTTCTCGAAGCGATGGTGCGGCGATTTGGATACGAGGTTGAGTCGGTGGACGGCGGCGAAGCCGCCCTGGCGCGCCTTGAAGCGACGGACAAACCCGCGCTGTCCATGGTCATCCTCGATCTCGTCATGCCTGATCTCGACGGCATGGGCGTGCTCGGCAAATTGCGCGAGCGCAAGATCAGCACACCCGTCATCGTGCAGACCGCCCATGGCTCGATCGAAGCGGTGATCTCGGCCATGCGCGCTGGCGCCGTCGATTTCGTCGTCAAACCGGTCGGCGCCGAGCGTCTGCAAATTTCGATCAAGAACGCCCTGCGCGCCGATGCTCTGGAAGACGAAATCCGGCGCATGAATCGTAAGGCCAACGGCACGTTGGGCCTGAAAGACATCGCCACCCGCTCGCCGGAAATGGAACGCATCATCCGGCTCGGCGAACGGGCCGCCAAATCCACCATTCCCGTCCTCATTGAAGGCGAGTCCGGCGTCGGTAAGGAACTGATCGCCCGCGCTATTCAAGGTGCTTCCGATCGACGCGGCAAAGCCTTCGTCACCGTCAACTGCGGCGCGCTGCCGGAAAATCTGGTCGAGTCCATTCTCTTCGGCCATGAGAAGGGCGCCTTCACTGGCGCCACTGAAAAGCACACCGGCAAATTCCTGGAAGCCAATGGCGGCACCCTGTTCCTGGACGAGGTCGGCGAACTGCCGCTCGAAACCCAGGTGAAACTGCTGCGCGCCCTGCAAGAGGGCGAGATCGATCCGGTCGGCGGCAAACGCTCGATCAAGGTCGATATCCGGCTGATTTCGGCCACCAATCAGAACCTGATCGAATTGGTGAAACGCGGCGCCTTCCGCGAGGATCTCTACTATCGCCTGAACGTCTTCCCGATCTCGATTCCGCCGCTGCGCTCGCGCCGCGACGACATCCCCGATCTCGCCCGCCGCTTCACCGCGCGCTTTGCAGCAGAAGAAGGCCGCAAGCTACGCGGGATGAGTTCCGAGGCCGTGTCGTTGCTGACCCGCTACAACTGGCCGGGCAATGTCCGCCAGCTTGAAAACGCTGTCTTCCGCGCCGTGGTTCTGGCGGAAGGCGACGAACTGACCGTGGCGGAGTTTCCGCAGATCGCCGCGCAGGTCGATGGCTTCGACGTCCGCATTCCCCCCGCGCCCGCCGCCGCCCCGCTGACGACGCAGAAGGAAATCGTCCGCATCGAAGTGCGTGATCCCAACGTGCTGCGCCTGCTCGACGAGAACGGCAATGTCCGCCGACTCGAGGACATGGAAGCCGAATCGATTCGATTCGCTCTCGCCCATTATCGCGGGCAAATGTCGGAAATGGCCCGCCGCCTCGGCATCGGTCGCTCAACCCTTTATCGCAAGATGAAGGACTACGGGCTGAACGATCCCAACGAGGGCATGGAAACCGACGAAGTCGCCTAA
- a CDS encoding DUF2252 family protein, whose translation MADKHMKPVEVPPFKQSSKAYESWLRKRAGKNFVAADMTWKRQKISENAFSFLRGTYWRFAETILIDAPELAALPSILAVGDIHLENYGAWRDADSRMTWGVNDFDEAAIMPYALDLVRLSLSATLARKGETPTAKDICARVLKGYKSGIADPQPTILERECDKLREALYLSPLERRKYWVKMQAACFDKPIPASQVLPKHLKALRAAMPDPQMKLHFARRVAGTGSLGRPRFVAWGEWRGGIVLRESKMLCASAWGFSGSPEAAIMSGRIAGGAHRAPDPNYHVTEAIVVRRLGPNSRKIEAKRSPAELLDLELLEMMGRELAACHAGDTAHVGAVRKDVKKRTTRWLRKQVAVAARRLRADFKSLRKQ comes from the coding sequence ATGGCTGACAAGCATATGAAACCCGTTGAAGTTCCACCATTCAAGCAATCGTCAAAGGCTTATGAAAGTTGGCTGCGCAAACGGGCGGGCAAAAATTTTGTCGCCGCCGACATGACGTGGAAACGCCAGAAAATCAGCGAGAACGCTTTTTCTTTTTTGCGCGGCACCTATTGGCGGTTCGCCGAGACGATCCTGATCGATGCGCCGGAACTCGCGGCCCTGCCGTCTATTCTCGCCGTCGGCGACATCCATCTTGAAAACTACGGCGCGTGGCGCGATGCCGACAGCCGCATGACCTGGGGCGTCAACGATTTCGATGAAGCCGCGATCATGCCCTATGCGCTCGATCTGGTGCGCCTGTCGCTCAGCGCGACATTGGCGCGCAAGGGCGAAACGCCGACGGCCAAGGATATCTGCGCCCGTGTTTTGAAAGGCTACAAGAGCGGCATCGCCGATCCGCAGCCGACGATTCTGGAACGCGAATGCGACAAGCTGCGTGAAGCGCTCTATCTGTCGCCGCTCGAACGACGCAAATATTGGGTGAAGATGCAGGCGGCCTGTTTCGACAAGCCGATCCCGGCAAGCCAGGTGCTGCCGAAACATCTCAAAGCGCTGCGCGCGGCCATGCCCGATCCGCAGATGAAGCTGCACTTTGCCCGGCGTGTTGCGGGCACCGGCAGTCTCGGCCGCCCGCGCTTCGTCGCCTGGGGCGAGTGGCGCGGCGGCATCGTGCTGCGCGAATCGAAAATGCTGTGCGCCTCGGCCTGGGGTTTCAGCGGCTCCCCGGAAGCCGCCATCATGAGCGGGCGGATTGCCGGCGGCGCTCATCGCGCCCCCGATCCGAATTATCATGTCACGGAGGCGATCGTCGTGCGTCGCCTCGGCCCCAACAGCCGCAAGATCGAGGCGAAGCGCTCGCCGGCGGAACTGCTCGATCTTGAATTGCTGGAGATGATGGGGCGCGAACTCGCCGCCTGCCACGCCGGTGACACGGCCCATGTGGGCGCGGTGCGCAAGGATGTGAAGAAACGCACGACCCGCTGGTTGCGTAAACAGGTGGCGGTCGCGGCGCGTCGCCTGCGCGCTGATTTCAAGTCGCTGCGCAAACAATAG